One window of the Candidatus Bathyarchaeum sp. genome contains the following:
- a CDS encoding Lrp/AsnC family transcriptional regulator gives MDSLDFKIIKKIIDNCRIPFSSISNELGVSTETIIRRYNKLKKMGVLKPTVHVDIFKIGYGAVVWYMISLMSNTDKSSIVEEMVKIQDITRIIKAVGDYDVLVTAFVKDFKHMFEIGEKLENINGVLRIEARQYLPLSDPKIPQSSPYGFFNPNLLDENRK, from the coding sequence ATGGATAGCTTAGATTTTAAAATAATTAAAAAAATAATTGATAATTGTAGGATCCCATTTAGTAGCATTTCAAATGAACTCGGGGTTTCAACTGAAACAATAATTCGTAGATATAATAAGCTCAAGAAAATGGGCGTATTAAAACCAACAGTACATGTTGACATTTTTAAAATTGGTTATGGCGCAGTTGTTTGGTATATGATTTCATTAATGAGCAACACTGACAAGTCATCTATTGTTGAAGAAATGGTGAAAATTCAAGACATTACACGAATAATAAAAGCCGTTGGAGATTATGACGTATTAGTGACTGCTTTTGTAAAAGACTTCAAGCACATGTTTGAAATTGGTGAAAAACTTGAGAACATAAACGGAGTACTACGGATTGAGGCACGACAGTATTTGCCTTTAAGCGACCCAAAAATACCTCAATCTTCTCCTTATGGATTTTTTAATCCAAATCTTCTGGACGAAAACAGAAAATAG
- a CDS encoding Rpp14/Pop5 family protein — protein sequence MIKREKRRYLALHVVSEQTLEDFTVFDAVKSAVIRLFGEYGASKASLKQVNFFPEKNQVIVRCSHLMLEQVRAAVATIVEINKIPAAVRVLAVSGTLKSLSKKV from the coding sequence GTGATTAAGCGAGAAAAACGACGCTACCTAGCCTTACATGTGGTAAGTGAGCAAACTCTTGAAGACTTTACAGTTTTTGATGCTGTTAAATCTGCAGTTATTAGGTTGTTTGGGGAATATGGTGCCAGCAAAGCTAGCCTAAAGCAGGTAAATTTTTTTCCAGAAAAAAATCAGGTAATTGTCCGATGCTCTCACCTTATGCTTGAGCAAGTTCGAGCAGCAGTAGCCACAATTGTTGAGATAAACAAAATTCCTGCAGCTGTTCGTGTGTTGGCTGTTTCTGGGACTTTGAAGTCTCTTTCAAAAAAGGTTTAG
- a CDS encoding 50S ribosomal protein L15e, translating to MAYKYIAEAWKKPDKTYLKELMWQRAITWRKEHAIVRIERPTRLDRARNLGYKAKQGIVMARVRVRRSGFRKTRPTGGRRQKRLGVNKFKVGKNMRQIAEERAGRKFPNLEVLNSYWVWEDGRFKWFEVIMVDPVVLPDHPISGQTRRVFRGLTSAGKKARGLHNRGKGAEKFRPSQKAILRIRNKHQRK from the coding sequence ATGGCATATAAATATATTGCAGAGGCTTGGAAAAAGCCCGATAAAACCTATCTAAAAGAGCTAATGTGGCAACGAGCCATCACGTGGCGCAAAGAACACGCAATTGTAAGAATTGAACGACCAACCCGATTAGACCGTGCAAGAAACCTTGGCTACAAAGCCAAACAAGGAATCGTTATGGCGCGAGTTCGAGTTAGACGTTCTGGCTTCAGAAAAACTCGACCAACTGGTGGTCGCCGACAAAAACGATTGGGTGTTAATAAATTCAAAGTGGGTAAAAACATGCGCCAAATCGCAGAAGAACGCGCTGGAAGAAAATTCCCCAACCTAGAAGTCTTGAACTCATACTGGGTCTGGGAAGATGGGCGCTTCAAATGGTTTGAAGTTATCATGGTTGATCCCGTTGTTTTGCCCGATCATCCAATTTCAGGTCAAACACGACGTGTGTTCCGTGGATTAACTAGTGCAGGTAAAAAAGCTCGTGGACTTCATAACCGTGGAAAAGGGGCAGAAAAATTCCGCCCAAGCCAAAAAGCGATTCTGCGAATCAGAAATAAACATCAACGTAAATAA
- a CDS encoding class I SAM-dependent methyltransferase yields MSNVDYGNWVPKRIIYGLFAGGLLFLLASFWFVLLLIPVVLFFFVAALFVYFRYEFSSGGGNVQNSVWQLVLSHLNWDGNGNALDIGCGNGALTIKLAQKHPKAQVTGIDYWGKSWEYSKNTCEKNAQREGVSDQTVFQKASAVSLPFEDEYFDAAVSNFVFHEVRDAKDKREVIREALRVVKKGGKFAFHDEFLVNHLYGNPTDLIDTIQSWGVNKVELIKTRDAKFVPWPLKLPFILGTMAIIIGEK; encoded by the coding sequence GTGTCAAATGTTGATTACGGTAATTGGGTTCCGAAGAGAATAATTTATGGATTATTTGCAGGCGGTTTACTGTTTTTGCTGGCATCTTTTTGGTTTGTTTTATTGCTAATTCCTGTAGTGTTATTTTTTTTTGTTGCAGCGCTTTTTGTATACTTTCGTTACGAGTTCTCTTCGGGGGGCGGAAATGTCCAAAACTCTGTTTGGCAACTAGTTTTGTCGCATTTAAATTGGGACGGAAATGGAAACGCTTTGGACATCGGTTGCGGAAATGGCGCACTCACCATTAAACTTGCTCAAAAACATCCAAAGGCGCAGGTTACTGGAATTGATTATTGGGGCAAAAGCTGGGAATACTCCAAGAACACTTGTGAAAAAAATGCACAGCGTGAGGGCGTAAGCGATCAGACAGTATTCCAAAAAGCCAGTGCTGTCTCGTTGCCTTTTGAGGATGAATATTTTGATGCAGCAGTGAGCAATTTTGTGTTCCATGAAGTCCGTGATGCCAAGGATAAGCGGGAAGTTATCCGCGAAGCGTTACGTGTGGTTAAAAAAGGTGGAAAATTTGCTTTTCATGACGAGTTTTTGGTCAATCATCTCTACGGAAACCCCACAGATTTAATTGACACCATCCAAAGCTGGGGTGTAAACAAGGTTGAATTAATCAAAACACGTGATGCAAAATTTGTTCCATGGCCACTGAAACTTCCTTTTATCTTAGGAACAATGGCTATTATAATAGGAGAAAAATGA
- a CDS encoding GDSL-type esterase/lipase family protein, with amino-acid sequence MHLPIKTLFAIAIIVLIGSSGFMALSVGTQTSSTNIIRIACVGDSITWGFGYPETLQTKLGENFVVNNFGASASTVLTTSTKPYVDQYMFQRSKVFQPSIVIIMLGTNDAQPTSLGGLDNFAEDYKELINEYQRLPTDPEIWLVTPPPIYENDYEWDNVILEEHLIPKIKQVANELDLPVIDVNSALTDYPRYFADGVHPNTEGTSLITETIYQALILSI; translated from the coding sequence ATGCACCTGCCAATAAAAACACTGTTTGCAATTGCAATCATCGTCTTGATCGGATCTTCTGGCTTCATGGCGTTGTCTGTGGGAACGCAAACAAGTTCAACCAACATTATTCGTATAGCATGTGTAGGTGACAGTATCACTTGGGGTTTTGGATATCCGGAAACATTACAGACTAAACTTGGAGAAAATTTTGTAGTCAATAATTTTGGGGCATCTGCCTCTACTGTATTAACAACATCTACTAAACCGTATGTAGACCAATATATGTTTCAAAGGTCCAAAGTGTTCCAACCCTCGATTGTGATTATTATGCTTGGAACCAATGACGCCCAGCCAACCAGTTTGGGTGGACTTGATAATTTTGCAGAAGATTATAAAGAACTAATCAATGAATATCAAAGGCTTCCAACCGATCCAGAAATCTGGTTGGTTACTCCGCCACCGATTTATGAAAACGATTACGAATGGGACAACGTGATTCTTGAGGAACATTTAATCCCAAAAATTAAACAAGTAGCTAATGAACTGGATTTACCAGTAATCGATGTTAACTCGGCTTTAACTGATTATCCACGCTATTTCGCTGATGGGGTTCATCCCAACACTGAAGGTACATCACTTATTACAGAAACAATTTACCAAGCATTAATACTTTCAATCTAG
- a CDS encoding 4Fe-4S binding protein → MVWENSTNLILLWYALIVALCAFFVLKFTKTKKVSNLRFIIQIAAVVAIFMGLLVGPFNDPFYQALGVSPRERLIGKDLLGNQLPDGLPVPVLACYIPNGRTVTCPLWEIQAYIFPFWDAGQIGYDVFYSTSGLEKLAIVFGMLIGSSILLGRFFCGWLCPFGLYMDLITKIRNAFKIGHKSLSEKTNKILRQFRFVLIAALLILSFIFGSYQILGTELIPGTIPGGPFGTESGIVGFINEPYCLICPMRPLSILTQSALGFLNFQYISQITYGPLFIAGHYLTSINVSLFILITVLSFTYRRFWCRICALGGLLDLFSTHAPFNKIALTRLNKNEAKCTKCGICKRVCPTQVTEVYNKKGGDVTTPGCTLCLRCVEMCPEKGALSVKLGPKTVYKSKNWLAQKE, encoded by the coding sequence ATGGTCTGGGAAAATTCTACAAATTTAATTTTATTATGGTATGCACTAATTGTTGCCTTATGTGCATTTTTTGTGCTTAAGTTCACTAAAACAAAAAAGGTTAGCAATCTTAGGTTTATAATTCAGATTGCAGCAGTTGTAGCGATTTTTATGGGTTTACTAGTAGGTCCTTTTAATGACCCCTTTTATCAAGCCCTGGGGGTTTCTCCCCGAGAACGATTAATTGGGAAAGATTTGCTGGGAAACCAACTTCCAGATGGCCTTCCAGTGCCCGTTTTAGCGTGTTACATTCCTAATGGCCGAACAGTTACTTGTCCCCTTTGGGAAATTCAAGCATACATTTTCCCATTTTGGGATGCAGGGCAAATTGGTTATGACGTTTTTTATTCTACTTCAGGTTTAGAAAAACTAGCAATAGTTTTTGGGATGCTCATCGGATCGTCAATCCTTTTGGGCAGATTTTTTTGTGGCTGGTTATGTCCATTTGGATTATACATGGATTTAATCACTAAGATACGTAACGCCTTCAAGATTGGTCATAAGAGTCTCTCTGAGAAAACAAACAAAATTTTGCGTCAGTTCCGGTTTGTTTTAATTGCAGCTTTGTTGATTCTTAGTTTCATCTTTGGGTCTTATCAAATTCTTGGCACCGAGCTTATTCCTGGAACAATTCCGGGTGGACCCTTTGGAACTGAATCAGGAATAGTGGGCTTTATTAATGAACCCTATTGTTTAATTTGCCCAATGCGACCACTTTCAATTTTGACTCAGTCCGCATTAGGTTTCTTAAATTTCCAGTACATTTCCCAAATAACATACGGTCCATTATTTATTGCAGGGCATTATCTGACTTCAATAAATGTTTCATTGTTTATTTTAATCACAGTTCTCTCTTTTACTTACCGGAGATTTTGGTGCAGAATATGTGCCTTGGGCGGGCTACTTGACCTTTTTAGCACCCATGCGCCATTCAATAAAATTGCCTTAACTCGTTTGAACAAAAACGAAGCCAAATGCACAAAATGTGGAATCTGTAAGCGAGTTTGTCCCACACAAGTTACCGAAGTATATAACAAAAAAGGCGGTGACGTAACAACACCTGGATGTACCCTTTGTTTGAGATGCGTTGAAATGTGCCCCGAAAAAGGTGCATTAAGCGTGAAATTAGGACCAAAAACAGTTTACAAATCCAAAAACTGGCTTGCACAAAAAGAATAG
- a CDS encoding Lrp/AsnC family transcriptional regulator, translated as MDDLDKKILLALLKDGRKKFTDIAKECNVTPSNIKKHYYKLKKTGIIKKSSTFVNQKKIGFQGHLSVCVDVKLNQRDRFMEYARKLKGATTYPVKLNGAYNVHVLIPIKNMDEIEEKTQKIRDHPTVISYKANIWTQVEMFPENLSVLLS; from the coding sequence TTGGATGACCTTGACAAAAAAATTCTGTTGGCTTTATTGAAAGATGGACGAAAAAAGTTCACGGACATTGCGAAAGAATGTAATGTGACACCTTCAAACATCAAGAAACATTATTACAAGCTGAAAAAAACTGGCATAATTAAAAAATCAAGCACGTTTGTTAACCAAAAAAAGATTGGTTTTCAAGGTCATTTGAGTGTTTGTGTTGATGTTAAGCTCAATCAACGAGATAGGTTTATGGAGTATGCACGGAAGCTTAAAGGGGCAACAACTTATCCAGTGAAACTTAACGGAGCTTACAATGTACATGTTTTAATACCAATTAAAAACATGGATGAAATTGAAGAAAAAACACAAAAAATAAGGGATCATCCAACAGTGATTAGCTACAAGGCGAATATTTGGACACAAGTTGAAATGTTTCCTGAAAATTTGTCAGTTCTACTTTCGTAG
- a CDS encoding nucleotide-binding protein, which yields MPHKRVNRDILAAKECNYILASIRIRSDLRMGVDFGSLIIDLETLVSSSKEDFSNEFWCEYENYLKTYNKLLKDLQSLGFYKSMKLLEPVPFSEQSYDSKVSKQEKAKLREIANTSENLLKKVKSLLVPQVNYSVNNKVRSNQIFVVQGNNKEMNTDVLETLEKLELETIVLNEELNNEKKLVEKVNGCPNISFGVVLLFPDDSVCFQEKTSDETKYRVSQNVIFELGFLLGKLGKQNIVAVYLPKKGFEIPNQYEGIRWVEYKGGWYFKLINELKEANYDVDANKLSWI from the coding sequence ATGCCGCATAAACGTGTTAACCGTGATATTCTTGCAGCCAAGGAATGTAATTATATTTTAGCAAGCATTAGAATCAGAAGTGATTTGAGAATGGGCGTTGATTTTGGTTCCTTAATTATTGATCTGGAGACACTTGTATCTAGTTCGAAAGAAGATTTTTCTAACGAGTTTTGGTGTGAATACGAAAATTATTTGAAAACATATAATAAGCTACTGAAAGATCTGCAGTCTTTAGGTTTTTACAAAAGCATGAAGCTCCTTGAACCCGTTCCTTTTAGTGAGCAATCGTATGATTCTAAAGTCAGTAAACAAGAAAAAGCAAAACTAAGGGAAATAGCCAACACTTCAGAGAATTTGTTAAAAAAAGTAAAGTCGCTGCTTGTGCCCCAGGTCAATTATTCTGTGAACAATAAAGTGAGGTCAAATCAGATTTTTGTGGTTCAAGGAAACAACAAGGAAATGAATACAGATGTGCTTGAGACACTAGAAAAGTTGGAACTCGAAACAATCGTTTTGAATGAAGAGCTAAACAATGAAAAAAAGCTAGTTGAGAAAGTTAACGGCTGTCCTAACATTTCTTTTGGGGTAGTTCTTTTATTTCCTGATGATTCAGTTTGTTTTCAAGAGAAAACTTCAGATGAAACAAAATATCGAGTATCCCAAAACGTGATTTTTGAACTGGGTTTTTTGTTAGGGAAACTTGGAAAGCAAAACATTGTTGCAGTTTATTTACCAAAAAAAGGTTTTGAAATTCCAAACCAATACGAAGGAATTCGTTGGGTGGAATACAAAGGTGGTTGGTATTTCAAGCTAATCAATGAACTAAAGGAGGCAAATTATGACGTTGATGCAAACAAATTGAGTTGGATATAA
- a CDS encoding acyltransferase family protein: MGNNTNEKAECLSIPVNLIRTFAIILVITFHATTETISVTNLSTSETLELELAKDVFHSISQPGVPLFLMLSGALLLQPAKIGEPLGVFFKKRAKRIAPPFLFWGITYFLWRIFVNGEVITTESVLQGVLNGPYFHFWYFYALMGIYLLTPVLRIMVAYIDWKTFRFLAIIWYLGTAVVPLLGLFGSYQLSGNVFIITGWVGYFLLGAYTQKVHIRSKALFILLISGFVYTSVGSYFADITWGPEYVHFFVSCYSFSMIGISLTFFLLLSNLSTKTLETKLPFIKKLVRLIGQNSLFIFLFHAMVLQSLQMGFFGFQISLATMNPFIEVPLITAVTLLICLAVVYPLTKIPIIRTIVGSSTAGFDNKKDQQKKQLSNDILS; the protein is encoded by the coding sequence ATGGGAAACAACACTAACGAGAAAGCAGAGTGTCTTTCGATTCCCGTGAATCTTATTCGAACTTTTGCAATAATATTGGTTATTACATTTCATGCTACAACAGAAACAATCTCAGTAACTAATCTGTCAACATCTGAAACATTAGAGTTAGAACTGGCAAAAGATGTCTTCCACTCAATTTCTCAACCTGGAGTCCCATTGTTTCTTATGTTAAGCGGAGCTTTATTGTTACAGCCAGCCAAAATAGGAGAACCCCTTGGTGTTTTCTTCAAAAAACGAGCAAAAAGAATAGCCCCGCCCTTCCTGTTTTGGGGAATCACATATTTTTTGTGGCGCATCTTCGTTAACGGTGAAGTAATTACAACGGAATCTGTTTTACAAGGAGTGCTAAACGGTCCTTACTTTCATTTTTGGTATTTTTATGCACTGATGGGCATATACTTGCTCACACCTGTTTTGCGCATAATGGTAGCATACATAGATTGGAAAACCTTCCGTTTCTTGGCAATCATCTGGTATCTAGGCACAGCTGTTGTACCTCTCCTTGGGCTGTTTGGTTCATACCAACTCAGCGGCAACGTTTTCATAATAACTGGATGGGTAGGCTACTTTCTATTAGGAGCGTACACACAAAAAGTCCACATACGATCAAAGGCTCTTTTCATCTTGCTAATTTCAGGTTTCGTATACACAAGCGTTGGAAGTTACTTTGCAGACATAACATGGGGACCAGAATATGTTCATTTCTTTGTTTCATGCTACAGTTTCAGCATGATTGGAATCTCCCTCACATTTTTTTTACTATTATCAAACCTTTCCACTAAAACCCTGGAAACAAAGTTGCCTTTCATCAAAAAATTAGTGCGCCTAATTGGACAGAACAGTCTTTTCATTTTCCTGTTTCATGCAATGGTTTTACAATCATTGCAAATGGGCTTTTTTGGCTTTCAGATAAGCTTAGCTACAATGAATCCATTCATTGAAGTTCCCCTTATCACCGCAGTGACATTACTGATTTGCCTTGCAGTAGTTTATCCCCTCACAAAAATTCCAATAATACGAACCATTGTTGGTTCCTCCACTGCCGGTTTTGACAACAAAAAAGACCAACAAAAAAAGCAACTAAGCAACGACATTCTTTCTTAA
- a CDS encoding ammonium transporter — MSLDQATEAWAAFQQNFFVGWAPVAIFIMATAGFALFYAGMVRKKNVTHTILQINVGWTLAFVVYFLIGFPLAYYVAEPVFGIPQFAPTIANPLPPLLSETGAYGLAASPSGLGDLATWFKMAMFAITVIGIVPGGLAERDKFWGWIIAAAGISGFIYPIVEHWVWGGGWLAEIGFIDYAGSGVVHLVGGTLALMGAYVIGPRIGKFVGDNKIPRTFFGHSIPLSVLGAWLLAFGWFGFNVGSSVAADPMTINVELAWVSLTTAMCMAGGMFGAAITSRGHVLTSMVGLLAGAVAICSGAAIVHPLAAFVIGIIAGVITTFTMGLLDHKLHIDDALGCFPVHAACGVWGLLATGIFGGTALGAHPIYGFADMTTWINQIGIQAIGAGAIFLWSAVTGLIMFGILKKANLLRVGRDAELYGLDIALHKTLAYPEDMMEEK; from the coding sequence ATGAGTTTAGATCAAGCAACTGAAGCATGGGCGGCGTTCCAGCAGAACTTCTTCGTAGGATGGGCACCTGTCGCCATTTTCATCATGGCAACTGCAGGATTTGCCTTGTTCTATGCAGGAATGGTTCGCAAAAAGAACGTCACTCACACTATACTACAAATCAACGTAGGATGGACACTGGCATTCGTCGTGTACTTCCTTATCGGATTCCCCCTAGCATATTACGTGGCTGAGCCTGTGTTTGGAATTCCACAGTTTGCACCAACAATTGCTAACCCATTGCCACCATTACTATCTGAAACTGGTGCATACGGTTTAGCCGCAAGCCCCTCCGGACTTGGAGATCTTGCAACATGGTTCAAAATGGCGATGTTCGCTATCACAGTAATCGGTATAGTTCCCGGAGGCTTAGCAGAACGTGACAAATTCTGGGGCTGGATAATTGCAGCTGCTGGAATATCTGGTTTCATCTACCCCATAGTTGAACACTGGGTCTGGGGCGGAGGCTGGTTAGCAGAAATTGGGTTCATCGATTACGCCGGTTCAGGTGTAGTTCACCTCGTCGGAGGAACACTCGCACTGATGGGCGCATATGTAATCGGTCCAAGGATTGGAAAATTCGTAGGTGACAACAAGATACCGCGAACGTTCTTTGGGCACAGTATCCCATTGTCGGTTCTCGGTGCATGGCTACTGGCTTTCGGTTGGTTCGGCTTCAACGTCGGCTCAAGCGTAGCAGCAGATCCAATGACCATCAACGTAGAACTCGCATGGGTCTCACTGACCACAGCAATGTGCATGGCCGGCGGAATGTTCGGTGCAGCAATCACCTCAAGGGGCCACGTGCTAACCAGCATGGTTGGGTTACTTGCAGGAGCTGTAGCAATCTGTTCCGGAGCAGCAATAGTTCACCCCCTTGCAGCATTCGTAATCGGCATAATCGCGGGAGTAATCACAACCTTCACAATGGGATTACTGGACCACAAGTTACACATTGACGACGCCTTGGGATGCTTCCCAGTTCACGCAGCATGTGGAGTCTGGGGACTGTTGGCAACTGGAATCTTTGGCGGAACCGCACTTGGGGCACATCCAATCTACGGATTTGCTGACATGACAACATGGATTAACCAAATCGGAATACAAGCAATCGGTGCCGGTGCAATATTCCTATGGTCCGCAGTAACGGGACTGATAATGTTTGGCATCCTCAAGAAAGCAAACCTACTCCGTGTCGGACGAGACGCAGAACTATACGGTCTGGACATCGCACTGCACAAAACCCTAGCATACCCCGAAGACATGATGGAAGAAAAATAA
- a CDS encoding ammonium transporter, with the protein MAVGDIAWISTATALVMLMTPALGFFYAGLVRKKNLVSTLVQCLIIFAVSSLVWTFWGYSLTFGNSIGGFIGDFSLVGLNGIGVNTISPYATQVPELLFFAFQLKFAAITPALIIGAFAERIKFKSLLIFTVLWSTFIYSPVAHWVWNANGWLDLFGAVDFAGGIVIHITAGFSALAAALVIGKRKILANSKCCNDVEHKACNIPYVILGASLLWFGWFGFNAGSALEANALSVSALVATNLAAAAAATSWMLTDWFTKGKPSAVGISVGAVCGLVAVTPASGFITMTSAIIIGLVAGVLSNFVSNWRAAKTRIDDSLDVFACHGISGVWGSIATGLFATATVNGVDGLFYGNLDLLIAQVVSVVIVAVFSFIGSFVLLKTINIFCHLRVSEEEENQGLDLSQHGEEAYDLGF; encoded by the coding sequence ATGGCAGTAGGTGATATCGCCTGGATATCAACTGCTACCGCATTAGTCATGTTGATGACTCCTGCCTTGGGATTCTTTTACGCTGGTCTTGTGCGGAAAAAAAACCTTGTTTCAACACTCGTTCAATGCCTGATTATTTTTGCAGTCTCAAGTTTGGTTTGGACATTTTGGGGATACAGCCTCACATTTGGAAACAGCATTGGAGGCTTTATTGGTGACTTTTCATTAGTTGGATTGAATGGTATTGGAGTAAATACAATTAGTCCATATGCAACCCAAGTTCCAGAACTGCTGTTTTTTGCCTTTCAATTAAAGTTTGCAGCAATAACACCTGCGCTGATCATAGGTGCTTTTGCTGAGCGAATAAAATTCAAATCACTTCTTATCTTCACTGTTTTATGGTCAACTTTCATATATTCGCCAGTGGCCCACTGGGTGTGGAATGCCAATGGATGGCTTGACCTTTTTGGCGCAGTAGATTTTGCTGGTGGAATTGTAATCCACATAACTGCAGGATTTTCTGCCTTGGCTGCAGCATTAGTTATTGGTAAACGAAAAATTCTTGCTAACTCAAAATGCTGTAACGATGTGGAACACAAAGCATGCAACATTCCCTACGTAATACTGGGCGCGTCATTACTCTGGTTTGGATGGTTTGGATTCAACGCTGGAAGTGCACTGGAAGCTAATGCATTGTCTGTTTCTGCCCTTGTGGCAACCAACCTTGCTGCCGCAGCTGCCGCAACAAGCTGGATGCTTACCGATTGGTTTACCAAAGGAAAACCCTCCGCAGTAGGAATTTCTGTTGGTGCAGTTTGTGGACTAGTTGCAGTAACCCCTGCGTCGGGATTCATAACAATGACATCCGCAATAATAATTGGTTTAGTTGCCGGAGTTCTATCAAACTTTGTTTCCAACTGGCGCGCGGCAAAGACAAGAATCGATGATTCATTGGATGTTTTTGCATGCCACGGGATAAGTGGAGTTTGGGGCTCAATAGCAACTGGACTGTTTGCAACTGCAACGGTCAATGGCGTAGATGGATTATTCTACGGCAATCTTGATTTGCTGATTGCTCAGGTTGTATCTGTTGTTATTGTTGCAGTGTTCTCCTTTATTGGCTCCTTTGTGTTGTTGAAAACAATCAACATATTCTGTCACCTGAGAGTCAGCGAAGAAGAAGAAAATCAAGGTCTGGACCTTAGTCAACACGGCGAAGAAGCATACGACTTAGGATTCTGA
- a CDS encoding HD domain-containing protein has protein sequence MVVVSANLINYHLDEPKVKQMFQLMENDPEIQNTLHMSNTMAVERLRYNDHGPVHAKIAAGSALEIFDLLSQEVTPTTVQNRVCCLEDAKVIVLCGSYLHDLGNSIHRVDHPFHGCILANPILDRLLKTVYPDDIAKVVRLKSEILHTIFAHEEGIECLSIEAGAAKVADGTDMAKGRTRIPYRTGRVDIHSVSALSITKVEIEKGPRKPVQIFVSMNNPAGVFQIEEVLEKKVQTSSIEHLVDIIALDKGIQIRRNKTD, from the coding sequence ATGGTTGTTGTTTCTGCAAACCTGATAAATTATCATTTGGATGAACCAAAAGTCAAACAAATGTTCCAACTAATGGAAAACGACCCCGAAATCCAAAACACCCTACACATGTCAAACACCATGGCAGTAGAACGCCTCAGATACAACGACCACGGACCCGTCCACGCCAAAATTGCGGCGGGAAGCGCCCTTGAAATCTTTGATTTGCTTTCTCAAGAAGTAACTCCAACAACCGTTCAAAACCGTGTTTGTTGCCTTGAAGATGCCAAAGTTATTGTTTTATGTGGCTCGTATCTTCATGATTTGGGTAACAGCATTCACCGGGTGGACCACCCTTTTCATGGTTGCATTTTGGCTAACCCGATTTTGGACAGGCTACTCAAAACAGTTTATCCTGACGATATAGCAAAGGTTGTGCGCCTTAAATCAGAGATACTTCACACAATATTTGCCCACGAAGAAGGCATAGAATGCCTAAGCATAGAAGCCGGAGCCGCAAAAGTCGCCGACGGAACTGACATGGCAAAAGGACGAACCCGAATCCCTTACCGAACCGGGCGGGTAGACATTCACTCTGTTTCTGCTTTGTCTATAACCAAAGTAGAAATCGAAAAAGGACCCCGAAAACCCGTACAAATCTTTGTAAGCATGAACAACCCTGCTGGAGTTTTTCAAATCGAAGAAGTCCTAGAAAAAAAAGTGCAAACTTCCAGCATCGAACACTTGGTTGACATAATTGCCTTAGATAAAGGAATACAAATACGAAGAAACAAAACAGACTAA
- the cyaB gene encoding class IV adenylate cyclase encodes MESQSTASHKMVELKARVNELDELRKKLSDFGSKFVGIFHQKDTYFEVPEGRLKLREVEGTSDAELIFYERENIAGPKQDDAFLLRVQDANDFKTVLKRILKQSIIIEKEREIYMYQGTQIHLDTVKGLGKFVEFERLTSNEHEIVKKDQQVLEELRQQLKISSNSLETLSYSDLSQK; translated from the coding sequence ATGGAAAGTCAAAGCACTGCTAGCCACAAAATGGTTGAGCTAAAAGCAAGAGTAAACGAGCTTGATGAATTAAGAAAGAAGTTGTCTGATTTTGGGAGCAAGTTTGTTGGGATTTTTCATCAAAAGGACACGTATTTTGAGGTTCCAGAAGGGCGACTTAAGCTTCGAGAAGTTGAAGGAACTTCGGATGCCGAATTGATTTTTTATGAGCGGGAAAACATTGCAGGGCCTAAACAGGATGATGCGTTTTTGTTGCGAGTTCAAGACGCAAACGATTTCAAAACGGTTCTCAAAAGGATTCTAAAACAAAGCATCATAATAGAAAAAGAGCGAGAAATATACATGTATCAAGGAACCCAGATTCATCTGGACACTGTGAAGGGACTTGGCAAATTTGTTGAGTTTGAACGACTGACCAGCAACGAGCATGAAATAGTAAAAAAAGACCAACAGGTCCTAGAAGAGCTAAGACAACAACTAAAAATCAGCTCAAACAGCCTAGAAACCCTCTCTTACAGCGACCTCTCACAAAAATGA